In Campylobacter concisus, the sequence GCCTTCCAGAACTATCATTTCAAAAAATTTTCTATCATCTTTTATGGCTTTGCCCCACTCGTTATCGTGGTAAGCTATATCAAGCTCGCCTTTTGCCCATTCACATCGCCTCATCTGCGTTCCCTAAATCTCAACTCCGTAAAACTTGCAGTACCACTCAACAAATTTAGCTACGCCGTCATTTACTTTTGTATTTGGCTTATAGTCAAAGTCAGCCACCAAGTCGCTCACATCAGCAAATGTCGCTGGCACGTCGCCTGCTTGAAGTGGGAGAAAATTTTTCTTGATCTCGCGGCCGATCTTTATCTCAACTGCTTTGATGTAGTCCATGAGCTCGACTGGGCTGTTGTTACCGATATTATAGACCTTAAACGGCGCTTTTGAAGTGGCAGGATCTGGATGCTTTGCGTCCCAGTTTGGATTAGGCTTAGCAGGGTTATCTATGCACTTGATGATACCCTTTACGATGTCGTCCACGTAGGTAAAGTCGCGCTTCATCTTGCCGTAGTTAAAGACGTCGATAGTTTTATCTTTAAGCGCAGCATCAACAAACAAAAATAGCGCCATATCAGGACGTCCCCATGGTCCATACACCGTAAAAAAGCGAAGTCCAGTCGTTGGCACATTAAATAGATGGCTATAAGTGTGCGCCATCATCTCGTTGCTCTTTTTGGTCGCTGCGTAGAGGCTTATAGGGTGATTTACCGCCTCGTGCGTAGAAAATGGCATGTTTTCATTTAGGCCATAAACCGAGCTTGAGCTTGCATAGACTAAATTTTTGATCTCATTGTGGCGGCAGCATTCGAGGATATTCATAAAGCCTGTGATGTTGCTATCGATGTAGGCTTTTGGATTTATGAGCGAGTAGCGAACGCCAGCTTGTGCGGCTAAATTTACCACTACATCAAATTTCTCTTTGCCAAAAAGCTCTTTCATCGTCTTTTCATCAGCGAGGTCTGCTTTTATAAATTTTAAATTTGGATGTGTTTTTGAGACGATAAGCTTGCCGTAGTCTATCTCGCTAGTCTCAAAGCCAGCCGTTTTTAGGCGTGCAAGCTTTAAATTTACGTCGTAATAGTCATTTATCACGTCATATCCAACGACATCATCACCTCTTTTTGTAAGGGCGTTTGCCAAGTGAAATCCTATAAATCCAGCTGTTCCAGTTACTAAAATTTTCATATTTTTCCTTTCATTTTTGGCTTATTTTAGTGCAAAAATGTAAATTTACGTATTTAGATCAGGGTAGTCCCAAGCGTTAAATTCAGCTTTCAAATCGTCATTTTCCAAACCTTTGCAACATAACCACTCAAGCCCTGCACGTCTTTCCATAACGACCTCTTCGTCAAGTCCAGCAACCTTTTTGCCATTTATCCTTGCGTCCACACACGCCCAGTGGTAGCGATAAACTAGGTCGAGTTTGCTTAAAATTTCATCCAAACTGCGCAGTTTTGA encodes:
- a CDS encoding NAD-dependent epimerase; its protein translation is MKILVTGTAGFIGFHLANALTKRGDDVVGYDVINDYYDVNLKLARLKTAGFETSEIDYGKLIVSKTHPNLKFIKADLADEKTMKELFGKEKFDVVVNLAAQAGVRYSLINPKAYIDSNITGFMNILECCRHNEIKNLVYASSSSVYGLNENMPFSTHEAVNHPISLYAATKKSNEMMAHTYSHLFNVPTTGLRFFTVYGPWGRPDMALFLFVDAALKDKTIDVFNYGKMKRDFTYVDDIVKGIIKCIDNPAKPNPNWDAKHPDPATSKAPFKVYNIGNNSPVELMDYIKAVEIKIGREIKKNFLPLQAGDVPATFADVSDLVADFDYKPNTKVNDGVAKFVEWYCKFYGVEI